The stretch of DNA TTTCTGCTAAAAAATGGGGCAAATTTGCCCTGTTAATCTTCTCTTGTGCTTTCAGAACAGGATAATCATGTCTTATGATGCGAACAATTGATTTTTCAGTATCAAAAATTACAAAACTAGCCTGAGGATTTCCATCTCTGGGCTGTCCTACACTGCCACAATTTATGATATAGCTGTTATTCTCTTTGATATTAATCTCTGCACCATTAATTGCATTATTATAATTAACCGCTTTATTTTTGCGGTTAAAGGTAAAATAGCCGGGAATATGGCTGTGCCCGATAAAGTAAATCCGGAAATCGAATGAAGTAAAAATCTCTTCAGCAACCTGCTCATCCAGAATATATTCCCATAATGGCTGTCTTGGACTGCCATGCACTCCAAGCACATCCCTGCACATTTCAATCTTACGGTTCAAAGCTCTTAAGTAGACAAAATCTTTCTCCTGAAGTTGTTTTTTAGTCCAGACGATTGCCAGTCTGGCATCTTCATTAAAATATTGCAGGTCCAGTTGACCGGTTACTGCACCTTCGTGATTACCCTTAATGCATGGGATCTCTAACTCTCTAATCTTTTCAATGCAAAACAGAGGATCTGCTCCATATCCTATAATATCACCCAGGCAAAAAATAGCATCTGTGTCTGTTAATTGACTTAGAACAGTCTGAAAAGCTTCAGCATTACTATGTACATCAGAGATAACTCCAATTCTCAAAATAAATACCTCTCAACCAAAAAATATTTCTGTTTATTTATATATCGGAATAAACTCTGAACAAACAGTCCAGATGTAATATTTTATCGGATAAGAGAAAGATATTTTTCGAACTTCTCCAAATGTAGTCCTCTACAGATAATATAATGGCTGGAAATTGATTTTTCTAAAAAATCGGCAACCGGCTCTTTCAAAGTTATTTTTACTTGAGTTGGGCATAGGGTCGGTAATTCAAGATTGTCAGTCAATTCTCCTTCTGCCAGATAATAATTATCCATGTTTCCGTTGATTTTAAAAAGAGTTACAGGACCCTTCTTGATCTTACCACATATTGCAATTCCTGTTTCTAATTCAAAATGAGTTTTCCATTCATATGATTCACACATATTAATGGGAATAAAACAATTGGCAAAAATAATTTCATTTGTTTCCTGTTTGATACAGGAAGGACTGGCTAAAAATACAGGCTGTTTGATTAATTGATTGGCAATAATCATAGAAATCAGGGCAGGGACATCTCCATCACATCCTGCAATAATACCTTCGCTATTCAATAAAGACAATGCAAGGTACCCTGTATTTTTATAAAAATCCCGCAGGTCCGAGCAGCTTACCGTAATGGCATTAAAATTATACTCTCGGCTTAAATTTTTTAATCCCTGGTAAATTCGCCTTTCCTGCTGAACCGTTTCTTTTTTAAATCCGGCCGGTTGAATATCCATATCACCAGAAACATCTTCGACCTTTACCAGATCAATATGCCTGACCATTTCCTCTATCGGGATATTATAAATCCTGATACCTGACTTTTTTCTGATTATATTATAATCTGCTCCACTGCCAATAAGCCTGGTGGACGGTTCACCAAGAACACCTGCCCGAGAACGCCTGCAAGATTTTTTTGCCTCAAAAGACTCTTTTAATAATCTCAGGCGACCGGCGATATATTTTTCTGAACCATGCAGAATCTCAACCTGTTCACCTCTTTTTTTTAAATACTCCTTTATCTCTAAAGCGGCAGACAGGGCATCATAAAAACAACCGGCAAGAAGTAAATAAGGATGTGGAAACTGCTGATAGATTCTTTTGAATTTCTCTTCTACACCACCTGACTTAATCATTATGACAGGCAGAAAATCCCCTTTTTTAATATCTGCAGGATTAATATCCACCAGGGACTCTCCCAAATATTTTTCAACTGATTTAATAAATGGCTGAAGGGATTGATTGATTGATTCCTGATTATCTTTATCTGAAAATAAACTGTAAATACCGATTTCCAATGTTATTCTCCTGTTTTATACTTAATTGTAAGATTCTATAATTACTCGCCCATTACGGCGATAGCGGTACCGCCTTTACCTATATGTACAGTTAATGCGGGTGATCCTTCAGCAATATAAATTTCTGCCTTGGGAAAGCGCTTTTGCAATTCCCGTTGATACCATCTGGCTAATTCAATATCCTGAATATGGGCAATGCCGAAGTGTGGGTTTTTAACGCTCTCGGCAAAATTGGTTGCTAATTCTAATGTCTTTTCCAATAAACGTTTATGTCCGATTACTTTTGCGGCCTCCTCAAAAGATCCTTCCTTATTAAGACTGATAACCGGTTTTAAGTGCATCATTGAACCGATTAAGCCTTTAATCCTATCCAGTCGACCACTTCTAATCAGGTATTTTAATGTAGGGATGCTGACAAATATTTTACTGTGTTCAATATGATGATTTATTTGTTTTGCAATCTGATCCACTGTAAACCCTTTCTCTATAAGATGTACAGCTTTTAATATCAGCAATCCTAAACCAACTGTACTTGTCCTGGCATCAATTACTTGAATCCTGTCACTGTATTTGCTTTTTTTCCCGGCAACACATGCAGCCTGGTAAGTTCCGCTTAATTTCCCGGAAATATGGATAGAAATAATAGCATCACTTTCCTGGCCTGCCTGTTGATAAACATTATCAAAATACTGATAAGGAGGTTGAGAAGTAGTTACATGATAATCAGGGTTTTCTAAATAATCAACTACTTCTTTTGCGGAAATATTTATTCTGTCTAAAAAATTTTCCTGGTTAACACTTACAGCGATGGGAACTAATTTTATATTATACTTTTGAATTAAATCATCGGGTAAATCACAGGTACTGTCAGCTACCAGGGTTACTCTTCTTTTCCCTGTTTTCAGGTTGATAATTTCAGTCTGTTCCCACATATCGTCAATTTTAGTTTCCAGAACTTTACCCATGGAACCAACAAGTGATATTACAAAATCAGGCTGGTTTGTATGTATATGTACTCTGATTTGCTCATCAGAGCCTGCTATGACCTGTGAATCACCTAAGCCCTCTAATCTTTTTCTAATAAGAGTTTTATCCAGATCTTTACCCTCCAGCAAACACTCGGTACAAAAGCGAAATTTAACTTGTTCCCTGGAATAAGATATATTTTTTCTATTAACCCCTGTAAGGGATTCAGAATCATTATTTTGCAGTGTTTTCAGCTTTCCATATTCAATAAAATCAACAATTCCTTCCAGTAAATTTACAAAACCCTCTGCACCTGCATCTACAACTCCTGCTTTTTTTAAAACAGATAGTTTATCAGGTGTTTCTAATAATGATTTTTTTGCTTTTGCAAGAGATTTTTTAAATAGCTCAACAAAATCCGGTGTCTTATGGGCTAACTGATTAGTATAAAAAGCCCATTCCTTCATAACAGTTATTATAGTGCCTTCACGAGGATTTGATATTGCATTTGTAGCCTGTTCAGCTGCCTTTAGTGCAGCTTTCGAAAAAGTAACAGTTGTCAAGCTGCTCATCCCTCTTGTCGCCTCGGCAAGCCCCTGAAAAAACTGTGCAAGGATGGCACCGGAATTGCCCCTGGCCCCACTTAATGCTGCTCTCGCTATTCGCTGAATCATCTCTTCAAAAGAATTCTTTTGGTAATCAAGTACTTCTGTTACAATGTTATTCATTGTTATAGCCAAATTGGTTCCGGTATCACCATCGGCTACAGGAAATACATTAATATCATTAAGATGTTTCTCTGTCTGGTTAATCCGTTGGGCAGATGTCATGATAAATCTTTTAAAACGTTTTCCGTTAATGTACTTAATACGTATCCTCATAATATTTATCAACCCTTTTTATATTTGTAATATTCTGAGCAAATAAAGATATTGAGTATATTTAATTATATCTTATTATATATTGAATATCACTTTTTTTTCCAATTAAAACTATTTTTTAGATTAATTTATACAAAAAATATTAAATATTGGGGTTTAATACGATTACTATAAACAGAAAACTAAAAACAGAAAAGATTAATAACAGAATTTTTTTAATCAATAACAGAGGAGGGTGATTTTGATTTTAATAAACTACATTATAAATAAAAGGTGGATTAAAATTCTAAAAAGGACTTTAACCCACCCTGGCTTAAGGCAAGATATTTTCTTAAACAGTATTACTTTAATACATGGAAAGATATTGTGTCAGCTCCCAGGGATGAACCTGTAAACTATAACACTCCCATTCCTGATATTTCGCCCGTAAATAGTTGGTTATAATATGTTCTGTTAGACCATTTTGTAAAACCTTGTCTTTTTTAAACTCCTCTAAAGCCTCTTTTAGATTACCTGGTAATTGATCTATGCCAAATTTCTTTAATTGTAAATCATCCATAGCATAGATATTTTCACTAACCGGATCCGGGGGCATAATCTTTCTATCTATTCCATCCATACCTGCCGACAGAATAGCAGCAAAAGACAGGTAAGGGTTACAGGAAGGATCCGGGCTGCGTAATTCAATCCTCGTAGAATCTCCCCTGGAAACCGGTATACGAATCAAAGGACTGCGGTTGCGGTGTGACCAGGCAATATAAACAGGTGCCTCATAACCGGAAGTAAGACGTTTGTAGGAATTAACCAGTGGATTGGTAATTGCGGTTAATCCCTTTGCATGTTTCATTATTCCGCCAATAAAATAAAGGGCTTCTTTGCTTAGTTCATATTTGTTATCCGGGTCATAAAAGGCATTACTTCCGTTTTTAAATAATGATATATTAGTATGCATTCCCGAGCCCGCAATTCCGTAAACGGGTTTCGGCATAAATGTCACATGTAAATTATGCCACATAGCAATAGTTTTACTGGTTAGTTTTAATACCATAATTCTATCTGCTGTTGTAATACCATCTGAATAACGAAAATCAATCTCATGCTGTCCAGGCCCGACTTCATGATGAGAAGCTTCAACTTCAAATCCTAATTTTTCCAGAGTAATTACCATATCCCTGCGTATTTCTTCACCCAGATCTACAGGAGAAAGGTCAAAATAACTGGCCTGATCATTTGTCCTGGTAGTAGCATTATTATTTTCATCCCTGCCAAATAAATAAAACTCCATCTCCGGGCCAAAATTAGCAGTAAGTCCCCTTTCTTTCAATTCTGAGAGCACTCTTTTTAAATTAGTTCGGGCACAGCCGGCAAATGGTGTTTTGTCCGGATTTACTATATCACAGATTATTCTAGCCACATCCTGTTCTTCTTCCCATGGATTTATCATAAAAGTATTGAAATCCGGCTGCAAATACATATCCGATTCCTCAATCCGGCAAAAACCCTGAACTGATGAACCATCAAACATTATTTCACCATCCAAAGCTTTCTTTAAGTCCCTAACCGGTACTTCAATGTTTTTGGGAATGCCCATGATGTCAGTGAATTTAAGCCTCACAAATCGAATTTTCAATTCTTCGGCCTTTTTTAATATCATCTCTTTGGTTACTTCTGGCATAAATTTTCTCCTTATCTTAATTTCTTATATGAAAATTTTATATTATACCTCTACAAGTAAATAAATTGCTTTTTTGGAAACCGGAAGTAATATTAATGACTGATTTTTTTATTATTGATATAGTGATTTATATTTCTCAACCATTTTTTTTCGCATTTTTAATACCATTGTATGAGAAATACCCAATTCTTTCCCAATCTCCCGGGAACTCAATCCTTTCAGTTTTAGATTAAGTAACGCCCTTTCCTTATATGATAATTCTTTCTTAAAATCATCATAATACAGGTATTCATCCATATCATAGGTAGTATGATTATGGTAATCAAACTGATTATCTTTCCCAGATTCATTACCCTGTTTTGGTAAATTATAATACTGATTGTAATCTGATTTTTTACTTTCAGACCTGACATATTTTCTAAGATAATTCTTTAAATAGTAATAACATCCCTGTAAGATATAGCTGTCATTTTTATTTTTTAATTTTCCATCCCTGTTTTGTTGCCACAAATACAATAATATCTCCTGATACAAATCTTCACCATCAATATATTGATGGTGAAGATTCAGCTTTCTAATAATCGCTTTAAGTTGATACCTTAATCTGTTTATTATTTCATCTAATTCTCTTTTGCCGCGATTCCCCATAGATAAATCCTATTTATTTATTGTATTTGCTATTTTAACGCCAAATTACCAGGCAGTTAATTATATTATAATCTTTAAGGTATACTCATTCATTATTATAGGAATCAAGCACTTTCAGGTAATTTGCTCTTTCAAAGGCTGCCGGTTCAGAAACCGATTTTTGGCTCATAATGCCTTGAATTTCTTGAATTGACTCATATTTATGGTTTTCTAACCAATGTTCTAAATCTTTCAGCAAAGAACCTAAATAGCTAAAACCTTTATTAAGCAATGAAGAGGCTAACATTGTTGCATTTGCTCCAGACATAATGCTTTTGACAATATCCTCGGCAGTATGAACCCCACCGGTAATAGCTATATCCGGTTTTACCTTGCTATAGAGAATAGCAGTCCATCTGATACGTAACAATAGTTCCTGGGAAGTGCTTAATTTTAGTGCCGGTTCAACTTTCATCTTTTCTAAATTAATATCAGGCTGGTAAAATCTATTAAACAAGACAACTGCACTGGCACCGGCTTCACCTAAAGATTTAACCATATTTGGTATTGAGCTTAGGTATGGATGTATTTTTACTGCAACCGGAATTGCAACACTGGTGGTAATCTCGTCAACGAGCTTTAAGTAATTATTTTCTACTTTTCTTCCATCCATATCAGGATTGGTAGGCAGGAAATAAATATTTAATTCAATGGCATCAGCTCCTGCTTCTTCCATCGAAATGGCATTATTTATCCATCCCCCCACTGAAACACCATTCAGACTGCCAATTATGGGTAAATCAATATTGCTTTTCAATTTTGAAATATATTCCATGTATTCATCAGGCATTAGTTTATTCTGAAGAACTTCCCTGTAATATTCTAAGTATTTACTGTATCCTTTTTCTTCATATAGTAAAAAATGACTCTTTTCCTCTAAATCAGTCTGCTCTTCAAATAAAGAAGGCAATACAACTGCTGCGGCACCTTCTTTCTCTAACAACTGAATATTCTCAATTTTTTCTCCTAAGGGAGAAGAAGCAATAATAATTGGGTTCTTTAATTTTAAACCCGAATAATGTACAGCCAAATCTACCATTCTATTTACCTCCTGAAAAATATTATTTTATTCTTTTTTAAATTCATAATAAATCTGTTAAATTAGGATAACTATCATTTTTGAGTATATTATTCAACCAAATCTTCTGAACGATCAAATGGAATTCGGTAGATATCTAAAATTTCATAATGACTCTCCATTGCTTTCTCTTTATCAATTATAACTTTTTTATTCCATTGATCTTCAAAGATTACAAATGGTTCCTGACAATTTTCTACTTTTTCCACTAAATCATGCATATTCCATATTTTTTCTCCATTTATCTGGTCAACAACCCAGCTGTTTATATTTTGATATCCCTGATTTACTTCAGCTGCCAAAGCCTTTAACAATACGACAATTTGTTGATCTTCTCTCTCAGGGGTATTGCTCAACAGGTGACAGACCAGCTCTCTTGGTGCAGATTGGCTCCATTGTGAGCCCCATATATTCAATAAATCTTTCGTAAGAGGGCAAAATACCAGCCCACCATAAATATAATAAGTGGGCAGGGTTTCATATTCCTCCATCGGTACAAGACGATCCTTCTTCATGGAACGCGACAGATTGATATTTAATTTTTCTTCATTTCCTTCTCTTAAGACAGTTAAAATGATATCCTCACCAATTTGTTTTTGCTGCACAGCATAATTAAGAAGAGTTCTTTCATTTCTGCGGAACTCAATAGTACCGTCATTACCCACCGGGTAGTCTTCTATTTTTACCAGCACATCACCAAGCTGTAATTTTCCATCAGCAGGAGAACCCGGAATAACCTGGTTAATTAAAACACCACTTGCCCCCGGCTCCATCTGATAATATTTTCGTAAGCCCTCGTTTTCCATATCCTGCATGCCAATACCCAAACTTGGATAACCATCATAACTGCCATCTTCAATATCTTTAAAGAAATGGCGGATAACCGGAACCGGAACCATATAACCTATATTTTGAGCAGATGGAATTCCTGCCATAACTACTCCTACAATTTTATCTTCCACTAAAACCGGTCCCCCGCTGTTACCAGGATTGATAGCTGCATCAATTTGACCGGCCAAAAAGACTGATGAACTGTGAACATAAGGCTGGTGTTCAATCCTTGAAATTACACCCTTGGTAATGCTTAACATGTCCCCACCCATTGGGAACCCGTATACTAAGACTTCCTGTTGAGTCTCCGGTAATTCACCTAAGGACAAAGCCGGCTCACCTTCAAAAAATTGCTCATCGTCTACTGTCAATAATGCCAGGTCAGTTAAATGTGAGACTGCTACTACGCGTGCAGTAAATCTTTGCGTATCACCATATTTGCGAACCTGCAGAAATGTTTGATTGCCTACCACATGGGCATTGGTCAATATTAAATTCCCTTCAATCATACATCCGGAGCCGGAGCTGGCTCTTGGGCCCTGCATGCTCCATGGATTATAGTAATCAGGAGAATTACTTACTGTATACACTTTTACAATTGCTTCCCTCACATCTTCTGAAGCAAAAGAGTTTGAAAGCAGAGAAAGAAACACTAAAAGAACAATTATGCTTAGTATATATACTTTTGCATTCACTACTGATAATTTTTTAACTTGGGTCATCATTTCCCTCCTGTTTGAAATTTTTTTAATTTACTACACAATGATAACAAATATTTACTCCAAAATATTATAGAAAAAGCAATATTATATTAATTAATAAATCAATTGTATTCATAATCTGCTTTCTTAGCAAGAAAATACCATAAAAAATAGCATTGTTATTCAAAAATTAGGTCTATAGTGTTATAATTTGTAAGATGTTAGTTGATTTTTAAATTGTTAGAACAGAAAAAAAACAAGAAAGATTATAGATTAAAAGTTTTATGAATATATTTATTTTATTTGGTTTGATTGGCGGTCTGGGTCTATTTCTATTCGGGATGCGTCAGCTGAGTGAAGGTCTGCAAAAAATTGCCGGAAATAAAATACATCAGATACTTGAAGCCCTTTCAAAAAATCCTATTAAAGGTGTTGCAACCGGAACTATAATTACAGCAATCTTGCAAAGCAGTAGTGCTACCAGTGTCATTACAATCGGATTTGCTAATGCAGGATTATTAAATTTAAAACAGGCAATGAGTATTATATTTGGAGCAAATATCGGAACAACAATAACTGCCCAGATTATTTCTTTCCAGCTGCACGATTACATCCTACCGGTTATTGGAATAGGTTTTGCTTTTAATACATTTGCCAGGAGAAAAGTATATCAGTATATAGGTTCTGTTATGATAGGATTTGGCCTGTTATTTTTAGGGCTTTCTACTATGTCTTCTGCTATAGATCCCTTAAAAAGCAATCCCTTATTTATCAGTCTGTTAGTAAGTGTAGCGGAAAAACCTATACTTGGCATATTCATAGCTGCAATCGTAACTGCCGTTTTGCAAAGCAGCAGTGCCACTACAGCAATTATCATCTCATTATCCATTCAGGGACTGCTTGGATTGAATGCAGCTATCCCTCTTATCCTGGGAACCAATATTGGTACCTGTATTACGGCTTTATTGGCAAGCATAGGAAGTTCCATTACCGGAAGACGGATAGCAGTTGGCCACTTTCTGACTAAAACTGCCGGTGTAACCATTTTTTATTTCTTTCTAAACCAATTTATCTCCCTGTCATCCTTAACAGCTTCTACTGTTCCCCGTCAGGTAGCAAATGCTCATACACTGTTTAATGTAATCGATACATTAATATTATTGCCCTTTTTGCCATTAATATTAAAAGTATTAATGCGTATTATCCCGGGTAAAGAAAAAGTCATAAAAAAAGGTACTATATTTCTTGAAAAAAGTCTAATCAATACTCCTTCTATCGCTTTAGGACAGGTAAAAAAAGAGTTAGTGCGCATGGGAAATATAGCACTGGGTATGTTAAGAAGCAGTTTAACTGCCTTGCAAAAAAATAATGACAGGATTGTTCAGGATATCTATCTAAAAGAAGATATATTAAATACTATCCATCGTGAAATAACAAAATACCTGCTGGTTGTATCTCAAAAATCCTTAAGTCATGCACAATCACAGAGTCTGGCTAATTTAATGAATATTTCAGGACATATTGAAAGAGTAGGTGACCATATCGAAAATATTGCAGATTTAGCAGAAAACAAGGCTAATGAAAAACTGATTTTTAGTCAAAAAGCAGAAAAGGACTTGAAATATATCTTTTCAAAGGTTGAAAAGTCCCTTCAATATTCACTGAATGCACTAAAAGATCGCAATGCGGAAATTGCAAAAGTAGTTACTAAAAGAGAAGATGAAATAGACAGAATTGAAGAAAGTCTCCGCAATGAACATATTCAACGGCTTACAAAACAAATCTGCAATCCTGAAGCCGGAATTATCTATATAGATGTGCTCAGTAATTTGGAAAGAATCGGTGACCATGCTTTTAATATCAGTATGATGGTTATTGATGAATTAACCAACTCCAAAGAAAAGGGATAGAATCAGATGG from Atribacterota bacterium encodes:
- a CDS encoding serine protease, with protein sequence MMTQVKKLSVVNAKVYILSIIVLLVFLSLLSNSFASEDVREAIVKVYTVSNSPDYYNPWSMQGPRASSGSGCMIEGNLILTNAHVVGNQTFLQVRKYGDTQRFTARVVAVSHLTDLALLTVDDEQFFEGEPALSLGELPETQQEVLVYGFPMGGDMLSITKGVISRIEHQPYVHSSSVFLAGQIDAAINPGNSGGPVLVEDKIVGVVMAGIPSAQNIGYMVPVPVIRHFFKDIEDGSYDGYPSLGIGMQDMENEGLRKYYQMEPGASGVLINQVIPGSPADGKLQLGDVLVKIEDYPVGNDGTIEFRRNERTLLNYAVQQKQIGEDIILTVLREGNEEKLNINLSRSMKKDRLVPMEEYETLPTYYIYGGLVFCPLTKDLLNIWGSQWSQSAPRELVCHLLSNTPEREDQQIVVLLKALAAEVNQGYQNINSWVVDQINGEKIWNMHDLVEKVENCQEPFVIFEDQWNKKVIIDKEKAMESHYEILDIYRIPFDRSEDLVE
- a CDS encoding metallophosphoesterase family protein, whose amino-acid sequence is MRIGVISDVHSNAEAFQTVLSQLTDTDAIFCLGDIIGYGADPLFCIEKIRELEIPCIKGNHEGAVTGQLDLQYFNEDARLAIVWTKKQLQEKDFVYLRALNRKIEMCRDVLGVHGSPRQPLWEYILDEQVAEEIFTSFDFRIYFIGHSHIPGYFTFNRKNKAVNYNNAINGAEINIKENNSYIINCGSVGQPRDGNPQASFVIFDTEKSIVRIIRHDYPVLKAQEKINRANLPHFLAERLAMGI
- a CDS encoding sigma-70 family RNA polymerase sigma factor → MGNRGKRELDEIINRLRYQLKAIIRKLNLHHQYIDGEDLYQEILLYLWQQNRDGKLKNKNDSYILQGCYYYLKNYLRKYVRSESKKSDYNQYYNLPKQGNESGKDNQFDYHNHTTYDMDEYLYYDDFKKELSYKERALLNLKLKGLSSREIGKELGISHTMVLKMRKKMVEKYKSLYQ
- a CDS encoding Na/Pi cotransporter family protein, which produces MNIFILFGLIGGLGLFLFGMRQLSEGLQKIAGNKIHQILEALSKNPIKGVATGTIITAILQSSSATSVITIGFANAGLLNLKQAMSIIFGANIGTTITAQIISFQLHDYILPVIGIGFAFNTFARRKVYQYIGSVMIGFGLLFLGLSTMSSAIDPLKSNPLFISLLVSVAEKPILGIFIAAIVTAVLQSSSATTAIIISLSIQGLLGLNAAIPLILGTNIGTCITALLASIGSSITGRRIAVGHFLTKTAGVTIFYFFLNQFISLSSLTASTVPRQVANAHTLFNVIDTLILLPFLPLILKVLMRIIPGKEKVIKKGTIFLEKSLINTPSIALGQVKKELVRMGNIALGMLRSSLTALQKNNDRIVQDIYLKEDILNTIHREITKYLLVVSQKSLSHAQSQSLANLMNISGHIERVGDHIENIADLAENKANEKLIFSQKAEKDLKYIFSKVEKSLQYSLNALKDRNAEIAKVVTKREDEIDRIEESLRNEHIQRLTKQICNPEAGIIYIDVLSNLERIGDHAFNISMMVIDELTNSKEKG
- a CDS encoding dihydroorotate dehydrogenase-like protein produces the protein MVDLAVHYSGLKLKNPIIIASSPLGEKIENIQLLEKEGAAAVVLPSLFEEQTDLEEKSHFLLYEEKGYSKYLEYYREVLQNKLMPDEYMEYISKLKSNIDLPIIGSLNGVSVGGWINNAISMEEAGADAIELNIYFLPTNPDMDGRKVENNYLKLVDEITTSVAIPVAVKIHPYLSSIPNMVKSLGEAGASAVVLFNRFYQPDINLEKMKVEPALKLSTSQELLLRIRWTAILYSKVKPDIAITGGVHTAEDIVKSIMSGANATMLASSLLNKGFSYLGSLLKDLEHWLENHKYESIQEIQGIMSQKSVSEPAAFERANYLKVLDSYNNE
- a CDS encoding DegV family protein; translated protein: MRIRIKYINGKRFKRFIMTSAQRINQTEKHLNDINVFPVADGDTGTNLAITMNNIVTEVLDYQKNSFEEMIQRIARAALSGARGNSGAILAQFFQGLAEATRGMSSLTTVTFSKAALKAAEQATNAISNPREGTIITVMKEWAFYTNQLAHKTPDFVELFKKSLAKAKKSLLETPDKLSVLKKAGVVDAGAEGFVNLLEGIVDFIEYGKLKTLQNNDSESLTGVNRKNISYSREQVKFRFCTECLLEGKDLDKTLIRKRLEGLGDSQVIAGSDEQIRVHIHTNQPDFVISLVGSMGKVLETKIDDMWEQTEIINLKTGKRRVTLVADSTCDLPDDLIQKYNIKLVPIAVSVNQENFLDRINISAKEVVDYLENPDYHVTTSQPPYQYFDNVYQQAGQESDAIISIHISGKLSGTYQAACVAGKKSKYSDRIQVIDARTSTVGLGLLILKAVHLIEKGFTVDQIAKQINHHIEHSKIFVSIPTLKYLIRSGRLDRIKGLIGSMMHLKPVISLNKEGSFEEAAKVIGHKRLLEKTLELATNFAESVKNPHFGIAHIQDIELARWYQRELQKRFPKAEIYIAEGSPALTVHIGKGGTAIAVMGE
- the glnA gene encoding type I glutamate--ammonia ligase, whose amino-acid sequence is MPEVTKEMILKKAEELKIRFVRLKFTDIMGIPKNIEVPVRDLKKALDGEIMFDGSSVQGFCRIEESDMYLQPDFNTFMINPWEEEQDVARIICDIVNPDKTPFAGCARTNLKRVLSELKERGLTANFGPEMEFYLFGRDENNNATTRTNDQASYFDLSPVDLGEEIRRDMVITLEKLGFEVEASHHEVGPGQHEIDFRYSDGITTADRIMVLKLTSKTIAMWHNLHVTFMPKPVYGIAGSGMHTNISLFKNGSNAFYDPDNKYELSKEALYFIGGIMKHAKGLTAITNPLVNSYKRLTSGYEAPVYIAWSHRNRSPLIRIPVSRGDSTRIELRSPDPSCNPYLSFAAILSAGMDGIDRKIMPPDPVSENIYAMDDLQLKKFGIDQLPGNLKEALEEFKKDKVLQNGLTEHIITNYLRAKYQEWECYSLQVHPWELTQYLSMY